In the genome of Phlebotomus papatasi isolate M1 chromosome 2, Ppap_2.1, whole genome shotgun sequence, one region contains:
- the LOC129802577 gene encoding protein yellow-like, translating into MLNVLKVFVALVLIVKCTNSQTSPFPLQFTGPGDHLRTRVPPTEAQFRVVYEWRVIDFAFPLEQLRLTAIYNHDYIPQNNLISDVKAFANRLYVTMPRMLPGVPATLGWIVVPDNNGRTDPEVEPFPSWAMNERGNCSAMQFVQGIAIDAYGILWAVDSGRTETLAPGPASVICGPKLWMFDLRRNGSLVHRYDFPDEVVSRGSNYLNKIVIDDAFGGYAYITDNSGADPGIVVFSRKLNTSWKVRENNSMRAAQNAVQFAVNGTNLGFAIHIDGIALGPYFNPNVVGDNLNRQPIHYDENFERNVYYSPLSSYHLYSIPASVLRNPDFARTANPRQVMAAVTDHGIKSSQTDGMIMDNEGNLFFGLLKDHAIARWNSYTPFTPQHQKIVARDPYFIQWTDGMTFDSEGHLYVVVNRLHNFVAGRLDTNDVNFRILRATTGTQSYVNTAAVINSAVTDNGISIPDGIYETTGFGGFPTTTPQFSGLGSDRRYFYNNSASDITSKIPFLLTTLFTCLLLRR; encoded by the exons ATGTTGAACGTGCTAAAAGTGTTTGTGGCATTAGTGTTGATCGTGAAATGTACAAACAGCCAGACCAGCCCATTTCCTCTGCAATTCACGGGTCCCGGTGATCACTTGCGAACAAGGGTCCCACCCACAGAGGCCCAATTCCGTGTGGTGTACGAATGGCGAGTGATTGACTTTGCCTTTCCGCTGGAGCAATTGAGGCTCACAGCGATCTACAATCATGACTACATCCCTCAGAATAATCTCATCTCAGACGTTAAAGCCTTCGCCAACAGACTGTACGTCACGATGCCAAGGATGCTGCCTGGAGTTCCTGCGACACTGGG ATGGATAGTAGTCCCAGATAACAATGGCAGAACAGACCCAGAAGTCGAACCCTTCCCTTCGTGGGCCATGAATGAACGTGGCAACTGTTCAGCCATGCAATTTGTCCAGGGAATCGCAATTGATGCTTACGGAATCCTCTGGGCAGTGGATTCTGGGCGCACTGAGACTCTGGCTCCCGGTCCAGCTTCTGTGATCTGCGGCCCAAAGCTGTGGATGTTTGATCTGAGACGGAATGGATCCCTGGTACATCGATATGATTTCCCTGATGAAGTAGTTTCACGGGGATCAAACTACCTCAATAAGATTGTTATAGATGACGCATTTGGAGGATATGCCTACATCACGGACAATTCAGGAGCTGACCCGGGAATTGTTGTGTTCTCCAGGAAGTTGAATACTTCTTGGAAGGTCAGGGAGAATAATTCCATGAGGGCTGCTCAGAATGCTGTACAATTTGCGGTAAATGGAACGAATCTGGGATTTGCAATTCATATCGATGGGATTGCCCTGGGACCTTACTTCAATCCAAATGTTGTTGGGGACAATTTGAATAGGCAGCCCATACACTATGATGAGAATTTCGAGAGGAATGTTTACTATAGTCCACTGTCCAGTTACCATTTGTACTCAATCCCTGCAAGTGTTCTCAGGAATCCAGATTTTGCCAGGACAGCAAATCCGAGACAGGTGATGGCTGCAGTTACTGATCATGGAATTAAATCATCGCAGACTGATGGCATGATCATGGACAATGAGGGAAATCTTTTCTTTGGACTGCTCAAGGATCATGCAATTGCCCGGTGGAACTCCTATACGCCCTTTACTCCTCAGCACCAGAAAATTGTAGCCAGGGATCCCTACTTTATCCAATGGACAGATGGAATGACCTTCGATTCCGAAGGACATCTCTACGTCGTTGTTAATCGATTGCACAACTTCGTTGCCGGAAGACTGGATACAAATGATGTCAACTTCCGGATATTGCGGGCAACAACAGGCACCCAGAGCTACGTAAACACCGCCGCAGTGATCAATTCTGCCGTCACGGACAATGGCATCTCCATCCCAGACGGCATCTACGAGACAACGGGATTCGGCGGATTCCCAACGACAACGCCTCAATTCAGTGGATTAGGCAGCGACAGGAGGTACTTCTACAACAATTCTGCCTCTGACATCACCTCAAAGATTCCATTCCTCCTAACAACCCTCTTCACATGCCTCCTTCTCAGGCGATAG